From one Gracilimonas sp. genomic stretch:
- a CDS encoding fasciclin domain-containing protein, with translation MKRVSGVFALTFALLLSTNVKAQDSNIVELAVATDELSTLVTAVQAAGLVETLQSDGPFTVFAPTNAAFEALPEGVLDMLLKPENKDKLTAVLTYHVVPAKVMSGDLKNGMMAETVQGSKAKIKLKDGKAWVDGASVTMADINASNGVVHVIDEVILPPSIQKALASADKQMKKEKKDKDW, from the coding sequence ATGAAGAGAGTATCAGGAGTTTTTGCATTAACCTTTGCATTGCTTCTGTCCACAAACGTAAAAGCGCAAGACAGTAATATTGTAGAATTGGCTGTTGCTACCGATGAACTTTCAACCCTCGTAACTGCAGTTCAGGCAGCCGGGTTGGTTGAGACGCTACAGAGTGACGGTCCTTTCACTGTTTTCGCTCCCACAAACGCAGCTTTTGAAGCCCTGCCGGAAGGCGTACTCGATATGCTTCTTAAACCAGAAAACAAGGATAAGCTTACAGCAGTACTTACTTATCATGTAGTACCTGCGAAAGTAATGTCGGGCGACCTGAAAAATGGTATGATGGCAGAAACGGTTCAGGGAAGTAAAGCCAAGATCAAGCTTAAAGATGGAAAAGCGTGGGTTGATGGCGCTTCCGTAACAATGGCTGATATCAATGCTTCAAATGGTGTGGTACACGTGATTGATGAAGTGATTCTGCCTCCAAGTATTCAAAAGGCACTGGCTTCTGCTGACAAGCAAATGAAGAAAGAAAAGAAAGACAAAGACTGGTAA
- the ilvB gene encoding biosynthetic-type acetolactate synthase large subunit: MGTVEVPELTSQPKTTATKRMTGAEAMVRILLEENVDMAFGYPGGAIMPVYDALYDHQDTIHHVLARHEQGAIHMAQGYARANGKVGVCLATSGPGATNLITGIADAQIDSTPLVCITGQVNSSLLGSDAFQECDVLGISMPVTKWNYQITRAEEIPQALAKAFYLARTGRPGPVVIDITKDAQFEEFDFAYQKCTSLRSYTPKPKLDLSKVEEAAELINNAERPYVLFGQGVLLANAEKEFKQFIEKTGIPSAWTIMGLSALETDHPLNVGMLGMHGNYGPNLLTNECDILIAIGMRFDDRVTGNLSTYARQAKVIHLEIDPAEIDKNVSADVPVLGDAKESLTELIKHVKPNSHEEWLQRFRDCDKEEWDKVIEEELHPTTDVLSMGEVIRIINKKTNDDHILVTDVGQHQMVACRYTNFSRSKSNITSGGLGTMGFGLPAGIGAALGAPDRTVIAVVGDGGFQMTMQELATIYQTKAKVKVLLLNNEFLGMVRQWQQLFFEKRYSSTELINPDFQQLAKGFYIPTKKVTERENLDKAIEEFINYDGAYFLEVMVGKENNVFPMVPSGSGVAEIRLE, encoded by the coding sequence ATGGGAACAGTAGAAGTACCTGAATTAACATCACAACCAAAAACAACGGCAACCAAAAGAATGACCGGCGCTGAAGCAATGGTCCGGATTTTACTTGAAGAAAATGTCGATATGGCTTTTGGTTACCCCGGCGGTGCAATTATGCCGGTTTATGATGCACTTTATGATCATCAGGATACCATCCATCATGTACTTGCCCGACACGAACAGGGAGCTATTCACATGGCTCAGGGTTATGCCCGGGCAAACGGCAAAGTCGGTGTCTGCCTTGCCACTTCCGGTCCCGGAGCAACTAACCTGATTACCGGTATTGCCGATGCCCAGATTGACTCTACTCCCTTGGTATGCATAACGGGTCAGGTTAATTCTTCTTTACTGGGAAGCGATGCTTTTCAGGAATGTGATGTACTTGGCATTTCCATGCCGGTTACCAAATGGAATTATCAAATCACACGTGCCGAAGAAATACCCCAGGCTCTTGCTAAAGCGTTTTACCTGGCCAGAACCGGCCGGCCCGGGCCTGTGGTCATCGATATTACCAAAGATGCCCAGTTTGAGGAATTTGATTTCGCCTATCAGAAATGTACTTCTCTCAGAAGTTATACTCCTAAACCAAAGCTGGATCTTTCTAAAGTTGAAGAGGCTGCTGAGTTGATAAATAACGCTGAGCGCCCCTATGTTCTTTTTGGGCAGGGAGTGTTGCTGGCGAATGCCGAAAAGGAATTCAAACAGTTCATCGAAAAAACAGGCATTCCCTCTGCATGGACCATCATGGGGCTTTCCGCGCTCGAAACCGATCACCCCTTAAACGTAGGGATGCTGGGCATGCATGGCAATTACGGACCGAACCTCCTCACCAACGAGTGTGATATACTTATTGCTATAGGCATGCGCTTTGATGACCGGGTAACCGGAAACCTTTCTACATATGCCAGGCAGGCAAAGGTCATTCATCTTGAAATTGATCCTGCCGAAATTGATAAAAACGTATCGGCTGATGTCCCTGTTCTTGGCGACGCCAAAGAATCTCTAACCGAGCTCATAAAACACGTGAAACCAAACAGCCATGAAGAATGGCTTCAGCGATTTCGTGATTGCGACAAAGAGGAATGGGATAAGGTTATTGAGGAAGAACTCCACCCCACTACTGATGTATTGAGCATGGGGGAAGTGATTCGCATCATCAATAAAAAAACCAACGACGACCATATTCTGGTAACCGATGTAGGGCAACACCAGATGGTCGCCTGCCGCTACACCAACTTCAGCCGTTCGAAAAGTAATATCACTTCGGGCGGACTCGGAACCATGGGTTTTGGTCTGCCAGCTGGAATTGGAGCAGCACTTGGCGCACCAGACCGAACTGTAATAGCCGTAGTTGGCGATGGTGGCTTCCAGATGACCATGCAGGAATTGGCGACCATCTACCAGACCAAAGCCAAAGTTAAAGTATTGCTGCTGAATAATGAATTTCTGGGGATGGTACGGCAATGGCAGCAGCTATTTTTCGAAAAAAGATATTCATCCACCGAACTTATTAATCCTGATTTCCAGCAGCTGGCCAAAGGATTTTATATCCCCACCAAAAAAGTCACAGAGCGGGAAAATCTGGATAAAGCGATTGAGGAATTCATCAACTATGATGGTGCTTATTTCCTCGAAGTGATGGTGGGCAAAGAAAATAATGTATTCCCGATGGTACCTAGTGGCTCGGGAGTCGCAGAAATACGATTGGAGTGA
- a CDS encoding succinate dehydrogenase cytochrome b subunit: MPSLIKALNSQVGRKIMTGITGIGLMLFLIGHLAGNLTIFGESQAFNVYTYTLESLGPLLYVIEAGLAFFFLYHAILGISIWLQRRKARPEGYDKYQTKGGPSHQSLASRSMIWTGIIILVFLVFHIWHFKFGPTETVALESVGATDARDLRALVIAEFQKPLVAFGYIAVLALVILHLSHGAWSAFTSLGMKHGDTSKKVQIGAYIFAIVLMLGFIFIPLYIFLTGGEGSLITY; the protein is encoded by the coding sequence ATGCCTTCTCTTATTAAAGCTCTGAACTCTCAGGTGGGCCGTAAAATCATGACCGGTATCACAGGTATCGGGCTCATGTTATTTTTGATCGGACACCTCGCTGGTAACCTCACAATTTTTGGAGAATCACAAGCATTTAACGTTTACACGTACACGCTGGAAAGCCTTGGGCCGCTACTTTATGTAATCGAGGCCGGATTGGCATTTTTCTTTTTATATCATGCTATTTTGGGGATTTCCATTTGGTTGCAGCGTAGAAAAGCCCGTCCGGAAGGCTACGACAAATATCAAACCAAAGGCGGACCCAGCCATCAGTCACTGGCTTCCAGAAGCATGATCTGGACAGGAATTATCATTTTGGTATTTCTGGTATTCCATATCTGGCATTTCAAATTTGGCCCTACAGAAACGGTGGCGCTGGAATCGGTTGGAGCAACAGACGCCCGTGATTTAAGAGCATTGGTAATTGCAGAATTTCAGAAGCCGCTTGTAGCATTTGGGTATATTGCGGTACTTGCATTGGTGATTTTGCACTTGTCTCACGGTGCCTGGAGTGCGTTTACATCATTGGGAATGAAGCATGGAGATACTTCCAAGAAAGTACAAATAGGAGCTTACATCTTTGCCATCGTATTGATGCTAGGCTTTATTTTCATTCCGCTATATATCTTCCTGACTGGCGGAGAAGGTTCACTCATCACATATTAA
- a CDS encoding GNAT family N-acetyltransferase, translating to MNIRQALKKDLPEILEMNEASLPHVSSVKLSEMEYYLEKANPFLVIEEKGELAGFIIVLQKGLDYPSLNYTFFCTNYDDFDYVDRIVISEDFRGRKFGTALYEYLSNNSNQKLITCEVNLQPPNPNSLAFHKSLGFKKVAEQETENGKKRVALMAMEI from the coding sequence ATGAATATCAGACAAGCCCTGAAGAAAGATCTTCCCGAAATTCTTGAAATGAATGAGGCTTCTCTTCCCCATGTAAGTAGTGTGAAACTTTCGGAGATGGAGTACTATCTGGAAAAGGCAAATCCATTCCTAGTGATAGAAGAAAAGGGGGAGCTGGCCGGCTTCATAATCGTACTTCAAAAGGGACTGGATTACCCAAGCCTGAACTATACGTTTTTCTGTACTAATTATGATGATTTTGATTATGTAGACCGTATCGTGATTTCAGAAGATTTTCGGGGCAGAAAGTTTGGAACGGCTCTATATGAGTATTTATCAAATAACTCCAATCAAAAGTTGATTACCTGTGAAGTGAATCTTCAGCCGCCAAATCCAAATTCGCTGGCCTTTCACAAATCGCTGGGTTTCAAAAAGGTAGCGGAACAAGAAACGGAAAATGGTAAAAAGAGAGTGGCTCTGATGGCCATGGAGATATGA
- the ilvA gene encoding threonine ammonia-lyase: protein MPEAKVSSTVSVQNIQEAAHVLKDVAVRTPLMYNHQLSEQTEAKIWLKREDLQVVRSYKIRGAFHKIQSLTDKELENGIVCASAGNHAQGVAFACAQKQIRGTIFMPVPTPEQKVKQVKMFGKEYVDVRLVGDTFDDSFDEAITFSNQQKAAFIPPFDDPKIIEGQGTVGKEILEDAEEPIDYLVVPVGGGGLSAGIGSYFSVLSPSTKIIGVEPAGAPAMKKSLEEGKLITLDKIDKFVDGAAVKRVGEHTFNICREVLEKVITVPEGKVCSTILQLYNEQAIVAEPAGSLAVAALDFLKEEIKGKNVVCVVSGSNNDITRTAEIKERSMLYEGLKHYFIVDFPQRAGALREFLDNVLGPEDDIAHFEYSKKTSREQGPALIGIEVKAKKDFEPLVGRMEAANINYEYVNNQPHLFRFLI, encoded by the coding sequence ATGCCTGAAGCTAAAGTATCATCAACCGTCTCGGTTCAAAATATACAGGAAGCCGCTCATGTCCTGAAAGACGTAGCCGTTCGTACACCGCTGATGTATAACCACCAGCTTTCAGAACAAACCGAAGCTAAAATCTGGCTGAAACGGGAAGACTTACAGGTAGTTCGTTCCTATAAAATCCGGGGAGCTTTTCACAAGATTCAAAGTCTTACTGATAAAGAACTGGAGAATGGAATCGTCTGCGCCAGTGCCGGAAATCATGCTCAGGGTGTGGCCTTTGCCTGTGCGCAAAAGCAAATCAGGGGGACTATTTTTATGCCGGTTCCCACTCCCGAACAGAAAGTGAAACAAGTGAAAATGTTTGGCAAGGAATACGTCGATGTTCGTTTGGTGGGTGACACTTTTGACGATTCTTTTGACGAAGCCATAACCTTCAGCAATCAACAAAAAGCCGCCTTCATCCCTCCTTTTGATGATCCTAAAATTATTGAAGGCCAGGGAACCGTGGGAAAAGAAATCCTGGAGGATGCGGAAGAACCGATTGACTACCTGGTTGTACCAGTTGGTGGAGGCGGACTTTCCGCAGGCATTGGCTCCTATTTCAGTGTACTCTCTCCTTCCACAAAAATTATCGGGGTTGAACCGGCTGGCGCTCCCGCTATGAAAAAGTCACTCGAAGAAGGCAAGCTCATCACCTTAGACAAAATTGACAAGTTTGTGGATGGAGCTGCAGTAAAACGGGTGGGCGAGCACACGTTCAACATCTGCCGGGAAGTGCTGGAAAAAGTAATTACCGTGCCGGAAGGGAAAGTATGCAGTACCATTCTCCAGCTGTATAATGAACAAGCGATTGTAGCAGAACCGGCAGGATCATTAGCTGTGGCTGCCCTCGATTTTCTGAAGGAAGAAATCAAAGGAAAAAACGTGGTTTGTGTTGTCAGCGGAAGCAATAACGACATCACACGAACGGCCGAAATTAAAGAACGGTCGATGCTGTATGAAGGACTCAAGCATTATTTCATTGTGGATTTTCCCCAACGGGCCGGTGCATTACGTGAGTTTCTGGATAATGTACTCGGACCTGAAGATGACATCGCTCACTTTGAATACTCTAAGAAAACCAGCCGTGAACAAGGTCCGGCCTTAATCGGGATTGAAGTGAAAGCCAAAAAAGATTTTGAGCCTTTAGTCGGGCGTATGGAAGCAGCCAACATCAACTATGAATACGTCAACAACCAGCCTCATCTATTTCGGTTTTTGATTTAA
- a CDS encoding succinate dehydrogenase/fumarate reductase iron-sulfur subunit produces MSKEMTIHLKYWKQNGPNAQGHFEEYTLDNVNEHMSFLEMLDVLNEELMLEGKEPVEFDYDCREGICGSCNLVIDGRAHGPKQRVAACQLHMRNYSDGDRITIEPPRAASFPVIKDLVVDRSAFDRIIEAGGYVSVKTGSAAEANAIPVEKEKADAAFDYATCIGCGACVAACPNASASLFTGAKIAHLNKLPQGEVERKDRVVAMVDQMKEEGFGDCSNFAECEAVCPVGISISAIAEMRRDYMKAVMSGD; encoded by the coding sequence ATGAGTAAAGAAATGACCATTCATCTTAAATACTGGAAGCAGAACGGCCCGAATGCACAGGGGCATTTTGAAGAGTATACACTCGATAATGTCAATGAGCATATGTCTTTCCTGGAAATGCTTGACGTGCTCAACGAAGAGCTGATGCTGGAAGGCAAAGAGCCCGTTGAATTTGATTATGACTGCCGTGAAGGAATTTGCGGATCTTGTAATCTGGTAATCGATGGCCGTGCACACGGACCTAAACAACGGGTAGCTGCTTGTCAGTTACACATGCGTAACTACAGCGATGGAGATCGTATCACGATTGAACCGCCGAGAGCTGCTTCCTTTCCGGTTATTAAGGACTTGGTAGTAGACCGCAGCGCTTTTGACCGAATTATTGAAGCTGGCGGATATGTTTCCGTGAAAACCGGTTCTGCTGCCGAAGCAAATGCTATTCCCGTTGAAAAAGAAAAAGCCGATGCGGCCTTTGACTACGCCACCTGTATTGGTTGCGGAGCTTGTGTAGCGGCTTGTCCAAATGCTTCTGCATCGTTGTTTACCGGAGCCAAGATTGCTCACCTTAATAAGCTGCCACAGGGTGAAGTTGAGCGTAAAGATCGCGTAGTGGCTATGGTCGATCAAATGAAGGAAGAAGGCTTTGGCGATTGCTCTAACTTCGCAGAGTGTGAAGCGGTTTGTCCGGTAGGAATCTCCATTTCAGCTATTGCTGAAATGCGCCGCGATTACATGAAAGCGGTGATGAGCGGAGATTGA
- a CDS encoding aminotransferase class V-fold PLP-dependent enzyme, which translates to MDCKKSHFQLDTSVTYLNCAYMSPQLKVVEEAGIWGVQRKRNPFQISPEEFFGETDQLRKEYAKLINTDDPKRIVVIPSASYGMANVANNVPVNKGDNIIVIGEQFPSNVYPWRSVAQEKGGEIITVTPPKEHKDRGKIWNEKILNAINDRTRLVAVGNIHWADGTLFDLKAIRKRTREVGAWLAIDGTQSVGALPFNVSEIQPDALVCAGYKWLMGPYSIGLAYYGPALDEGKPVEENWINRYESENFANLVNYNDDYQPGALRYEVGEHSNFILIPMMLKAVQQLNEWGVDNVQQYCRELIAEPVEKLKSAGYRIEDPDFRAAHLFGIRLGEEHDMDQIKAEFDKQNILVSFRGDSIRVSPNVYNTAQDFDKLVDALIS; encoded by the coding sequence ATGGACTGTAAAAAATCTCACTTCCAGCTTGATACATCTGTTACTTACCTGAACTGTGCGTACATGTCGCCCCAGCTAAAAGTGGTTGAGGAAGCCGGAATTTGGGGAGTACAACGAAAACGAAATCCGTTTCAAATTTCTCCGGAAGAGTTTTTTGGTGAAACGGATCAGCTTCGTAAGGAATATGCCAAACTCATTAATACTGATGACCCAAAACGAATTGTCGTTATTCCTTCAGCCTCCTACGGAATGGCCAATGTGGCTAATAATGTGCCGGTTAACAAGGGGGATAATATCATAGTGATCGGTGAACAATTTCCAAGTAATGTATATCCATGGCGCTCGGTGGCTCAGGAAAAAGGGGGTGAAATCATCACTGTAACTCCACCAAAAGAACATAAAGACCGTGGTAAAATCTGGAATGAGAAAATTCTGAATGCCATCAACGACCGAACCAGGCTGGTAGCTGTCGGCAATATTCACTGGGCAGATGGCACTTTATTTGACTTAAAAGCCATCCGGAAACGAACGCGGGAAGTAGGAGCCTGGCTTGCCATCGACGGAACTCAATCCGTAGGCGCTCTCCCCTTTAATGTATCTGAAATTCAGCCCGATGCCCTCGTTTGCGCCGGTTATAAATGGCTGATGGGACCTTATTCTATCGGGCTGGCCTATTATGGTCCCGCACTGGATGAAGGAAAACCGGTAGAAGAAAACTGGATCAATCGGTATGAAAGTGAAAACTTTGCAAACCTGGTTAATTACAACGATGACTATCAGCCAGGAGCTTTACGCTATGAAGTAGGCGAACACAGCAACTTCATACTGATACCTATGATGCTTAAAGCGGTTCAACAGCTGAATGAATGGGGCGTCGATAATGTCCAGCAATATTGCCGGGAACTGATAGCTGAACCTGTTGAAAAACTAAAATCAGCCGGATATAGAATTGAAGATCCTGATTTCAGAGCCGCTCATCTGTTTGGAATTCGTTTAGGCGAAGAACATGATATGGACCAAATTAAAGCTGAGTTTGATAAGCAAAACATCCTGGTGTCCTTCCGGGGTGATTCCATCCGGGTTTCACCGAATGTGTATAATACTGCTCAGGATTTCGATAAGCTTGTTGACGCGTTAATCTCCTGA
- the ilvN gene encoding acetolactate synthase small subunit, translating into MQSELQEFTITAYTENHVGLLHRLTIIFTKRKINIESLTTSESETEGIHRFTIAVTETEEQVIKVVKQIEKQVEVLKADYYTKKEVVQQELALYKISTKSLTNGLEVERIVREHNARFLTIEKHFVVIEKSGFRRETMALFDELKPFGINEFVRSGRIAVSRERDGIGKDVEKILAEAAL; encoded by the coding sequence ATGCAATCTGAACTACAAGAATTTACTATAACCGCATATACCGAAAATCATGTGGGACTGCTGCACAGGCTTACCATCATTTTCACCAAGCGGAAGATTAACATCGAAAGCCTGACAACTTCCGAAAGCGAAACCGAGGGCATTCACCGGTTCACCATTGCGGTAACCGAAACCGAGGAACAGGTTATAAAAGTAGTCAAGCAAATTGAAAAGCAGGTGGAAGTGCTGAAGGCTGACTACTACACCAAAAAGGAGGTCGTTCAACAGGAACTGGCACTCTATAAAATCTCGACCAAGTCCCTCACCAACGGACTCGAAGTTGAGCGGATTGTCCGCGAGCATAATGCCCGGTTTCTGACTATCGAAAAGCACTTTGTGGTGATCGAAAAATCCGGTTTTCGCAGAGAGACTATGGCTCTTTTTGATGAACTCAAACCTTTTGGCATCAACGAATTTGTACGATCCGGACGGATTGCCGTGTCCCGGGAACGGGATGGTATCGGGAAAGATGTAGAAAAAATACTGGCTGAAGCAGCTTTATAA
- a CDS encoding GxxExxY protein, with protein sequence MSLQADKISPIPDRLERVGKEVVDAAYKVHKNLGPGLLEKIYEACLVHELGKKGLKAERQVPISISYDNLKFDEGLRLDVLVEDEIICELKAVDKANPVWEAQIISHLKLTNKRLGYLINFNVKNIGRGINRFVV encoded by the coding sequence ATGAGTTTACAAGCAGATAAAATTAGCCCCATTCCTGACCGACTTGAAAGAGTTGGAAAAGAAGTGGTAGATGCTGCTTATAAAGTGCACAAAAATTTAGGGCCTGGCTTATTGGAAAAGATATACGAAGCTTGTTTAGTACATGAGCTTGGGAAGAAAGGATTAAAAGCAGAAAGACAAGTTCCCATATCTATTTCATACGATAATTTAAAATTTGATGAAGGACTTAGATTAGATGTTTTAGTAGAGGATGAAATAATTTGTGAATTAAAGGCTGTTGATAAAGCAAATCCGGTTTGGGAAGCGCAAATTATCAGCCACCTGAAATTGACAAATAAGAGATTAGGCTATTTGATAAACTTTAATGTTAAAAATATCGGAAGAGGTATAAACCGTTTTGTTGTGTGA
- the ilvC gene encoding ketol-acid reductoisomerase — translation MATLNFGGVEEEVVTRDEFPLEKALETMKDETIAVIGYGVQGPGQALNLKDNGFNVIVGQRKNSSTWDKAVEDGWVPGETLFEIEEAAQRGTVVQYLLSDAGQIAVWPTVKAALNPGDALYFSHGFGITYKDRTGIIPPENVDVILVAPKGSGTSLRRMFLEGRGLNSSYAIFQDATGRAKKRVTALGIGVGSGYLFETTFKSEVYSDLTGERGTLMGAIQGIFAAQYEVLRSNGHSPSEAFNETVEELTQSLMPLVAENGMDWMYANCSTTAQRGALDWWKKFRDATKPVFENLYDEVAAGREAQRSIDSNSQSDYRAKLEEELKELRESEMWKAGSTVRQLRPENNKVEEEVVAGE, via the coding sequence ATGGCAACACTAAATTTTGGCGGCGTCGAAGAAGAAGTAGTTACCCGGGATGAATTCCCCCTTGAAAAAGCACTTGAAACCATGAAAGATGAAACCATTGCGGTGATCGGTTATGGTGTTCAGGGGCCGGGACAAGCACTAAACCTAAAAGACAATGGCTTTAATGTGATTGTTGGCCAGCGCAAAAATTCCAGCACCTGGGATAAAGCTGTTGAAGATGGCTGGGTTCCCGGCGAGACTTTATTTGAAATTGAAGAAGCAGCTCAGCGCGGAACCGTTGTACAGTATCTGCTTTCTGATGCCGGACAAATAGCTGTTTGGCCAACCGTCAAGGCAGCCCTTAATCCCGGCGATGCCCTCTACTTTTCGCACGGATTTGGTATTACTTATAAAGATCGTACAGGCATCATCCCTCCTGAAAATGTGGATGTTATTCTAGTAGCTCCTAAAGGTTCGGGAACCTCCCTCCGGCGCATGTTTCTGGAGGGACGGGGCCTGAACTCTAGCTATGCTATCTTTCAGGATGCCACCGGCCGTGCCAAAAAACGGGTAACTGCCCTCGGAATTGGAGTCGGTTCAGGATATTTGTTTGAAACCACTTTTAAGAGCGAAGTTTACAGTGATCTAACAGGCGAGCGGGGTACACTCATGGGTGCTATTCAGGGAATATTCGCTGCTCAGTATGAAGTGCTCCGGTCAAACGGCCATTCTCCTTCTGAAGCCTTCAACGAAACGGTTGAAGAGTTAACTCAATCACTGATGCCGCTTGTTGCAGAAAATGGCATGGACTGGATGTACGCAAATTGCTCTACCACAGCTCAGCGCGGTGCTTTGGATTGGTGGAAAAAGTTCCGTGACGCGACCAAGCCTGTATTTGAGAATCTATATGATGAAGTAGCTGCCGGACGCGAAGCCCAGCGCTCTATCGATTCAAACAGCCAGTCTGATTACCGGGCAAAACTGGAAGAAGAACTCAAAGAACTCCGTGAATCCGAAATGTGGAAAGCAGGTTCGACCGTGCGCCAGCTTCGTCCGGAAAACAATAAGGTTGAAGAAGAAGTAGTCGCCGGAGAATAG
- a CDS encoding fumarate reductase/succinate dehydrogenase flavoprotein subunit, protein MKLDSKVPGGPLEEKWDKHIKDIKLVAPNNKRKYEIIVVGTGLAGGAAAASFAELGYNVRSFCIQDSARRAHSIAAQGGINAAKNYPNDGDSIWRLFYDTIKGGDYRSRESNVYRLAQVSNEIIDQAVAQGVPFAREYGGNLANRSFGGAQVSRTFYARGQTGQQLLLGAYQAMMRQVHNGNIKYHPRHEMLDVVVIDGQARGIITRDLVSGELNRYEADAVVLATGGYGNVFYLSTNAKNSNVTAAWRAHKRGAAFANPCYVQVHPTCIPVSGDYQSKLTLMSESLRNDGRVWVPKKKGDDRHPNDIPEDERYYYLEERYPSFGNLVPRDVASRNAKMVCDDGLGVGETGLAVYLDFRDAIKRDGRQAIEAKYGNLFDMYENIAGENPYERPMRIYPAVHYTMGGLWVDYNLQTTIPGLYAAGEANFSDHGANRLGASALMQGLSDGYFVLPYTIGDYLAKQEPGKRYGTDHEAFIEAENAAQSQIDKLLNIDGDRTIIDFHRSLGKIVWDKIGIARNAEGLKSAIEEIRELREEFWKNVKVPGEKNNYNKYLEFAGRVADFFELAELMAQDALQREESAGCHLREEYQTEEGEALRNDEEFSYVAAWEYKGLNGKLEETLHKENLEFEFVELKQRSYK, encoded by the coding sequence ATGAAATTAGATTCAAAAGTACCCGGCGGACCGTTAGAAGAAAAATGGGATAAGCACATCAAGGACATCAAATTGGTGGCACCCAATAACAAGCGGAAATATGAAATTATTGTAGTGGGAACCGGGCTGGCCGGTGGAGCTGCAGCAGCTAGTTTTGCTGAGCTGGGCTACAATGTAAGAAGCTTCTGTATTCAGGATTCAGCTCGTCGTGCACACAGTATTGCGGCTCAGGGTGGAATTAACGCTGCCAAGAATTATCCAAATGATGGAGATAGCATCTGGAGGCTTTTTTACGATACCATTAAAGGCGGCGACTACCGCTCTCGCGAATCAAATGTGTATCGCCTTGCCCAGGTATCCAACGAAATTATAGATCAGGCCGTAGCCCAGGGTGTTCCTTTTGCCCGTGAGTATGGAGGTAACCTGGCTAACCGTTCATTCGGTGGTGCACAGGTATCCCGAACATTTTATGCCCGCGGACAAACAGGTCAGCAGCTGTTGCTTGGGGCTTACCAGGCGATGATGCGTCAGGTCCACAACGGGAATATCAAATACCACCCGCGCCATGAAATGCTGGATGTGGTTGTGATTGACGGACAAGCCCGAGGAATCATTACTCGTGACTTGGTTTCCGGTGAGTTAAACAGATATGAAGCCGATGCTGTAGTGCTTGCCACTGGCGGTTATGGAAACGTATTCTATCTTTCCACCAATGCAAAAAATTCAAATGTAACTGCTGCATGGAGAGCTCACAAACGAGGAGCTGCTTTTGCAAACCCATGTTACGTTCAGGTTCACCCAACCTGTATTCCGGTTTCCGGCGACTATCAGTCTAAACTGACACTGATGAGTGAAAGTTTGAGAAATGATGGCCGGGTTTGGGTGCCGAAGAAGAAAGGGGATGATCGCCATCCGAACGATATTCCCGAAGACGAACGATATTATTATCTCGAAGAGCGCTACCCAAGTTTTGGTAACCTTGTGCCTCGAGATGTGGCTTCCCGTAATGCCAAGATGGTTTGTGATGACGGATTGGGTGTTGGTGAAACCGGACTGGCCGTTTACCTGGATTTCCGTGATGCCATTAAACGTGATGGACGCCAGGCTATTGAAGCAAAATATGGCAACTTATTTGATATGTATGAAAACATCGCCGGTGAAAACCCATACGAACGGCCAATGAGAATCTATCCGGCTGTTCACTATACCATGGGTGGCCTTTGGGTTGATTACAACCTGCAGACAACCATTCCTGGATTGTACGCTGCCGGAGAGGCTAACTTCTCTGATCACGGTGCAAACCGATTAGGTGCCAGTGCATTGATGCAGGGACTATCAGACGGATATTTCGTTCTCCCTTATACCATTGGTGATTATCTGGCAAAACAAGAGCCCGGCAAACGCTATGGAACCGATCACGAGGCGTTTATAGAAGCAGAAAATGCTGCTCAGTCTCAAATTGATAAGCTTCTGAATATTGACGGTGACCGTACAATTATTGACTTCCACCGATCATTAGGTAAGATTGTTTGGGATAAAATTGGGATCGCCCGAAATGCTGAAGGCTTGAAATCTGCCATCGAGGAAATTCGCGAACTCCGGGAAGAATTCTGGAAGAACGTGAAAGTACCCGGCGAGAAAAATAATTATAACAAATATCTGGAATTCGCTGGTCGTGTTGCTGACTTCTTTGAATTGGCAGAACTGATGGCACAAGATGCTTTACAGCGTGAAGAATCTGCTGGATGTCACCTTCGTGAAGAATATCAAACTGAGGAAGGGGAAGCCTTGCGTAATGATGAAGAGTTTTCATATGTAGCTGCCTGGGAATACAAAGGCCTGAATGGCAAACTGGAAGAAACCCTTCACAAAGAAAATCTAGAATTTGAATTCGTTGAGCTAAAACAACGTAGTTATAAATAG